One Paenibacillus sp. FSL W8-0186 genomic window carries:
- a CDS encoding ABC transporter ATP-binding protein → MNEMLHMIELKGLTRFYDKHLAVDNLSISVPQGEIFAFLGSNGAGKTTTMKMMTGQLKPSSGSILIKGIDMWKDKSIRKITGYVPDVPLLHEGLTGREMLRFVGGLYGLGREEIHHRTEELLTQFGLLESADKLIKAYSLGMKRKTAIACGLIHNPEVLFLDEVTNGLDPLAAREVKDQIYRSAKKNGVTVFLTTHILDVVEEMADTIAILDAGKIQAMGTMEELRQSRGMESESKLEEIFLSLIERGEKPVTLNN, encoded by the coding sequence ATGAACGAAATGCTCCATATGATTGAGCTGAAAGGCCTTACCCGATTTTATGATAAGCATCTTGCTGTAGACAATCTATCGATCTCTGTTCCCCAGGGAGAAATCTTTGCTTTCCTTGGAAGTAATGGAGCCGGGAAAACAACAACGATGAAAATGATGACAGGCCAGCTAAAGCCATCCTCAGGCAGCATTTTGATTAAGGGGATTGACATGTGGAAGGATAAGAGCATTCGGAAAATTACAGGCTATGTACCTGATGTCCCCCTCCTGCATGAAGGCTTAACAGGCCGGGAGATGCTGCGATTTGTCGGTGGCTTGTACGGACTTGGCAGGGAAGAGATCCATCATAGGACGGAGGAGTTGCTGACTCAGTTCGGCTTGCTGGAGAGTGCGGATAAGTTAATCAAGGCTTATTCCTTAGGGATGAAAAGGAAAACCGCTATTGCGTGCGGACTCATTCACAACCCAGAGGTTCTATTCCTGGATGAAGTAACCAATGGTCTAGATCCTTTGGCCGCTCGAGAGGTCAAGGATCAAATCTATCGATCAGCGAAGAAGAATGGCGTCACCGTGTTTCTTACGACGCATATTCTTGATGTGGTAGAGGAGATGGCTGACACGATTGCTATTCTGGACGCCGGGAAGATTCAGGCCATGGGGACGATGGAGGAGCTGCGCCAAAGCCGGGGCATGGAATCGGAGAGCAAGCTGGAGGAGATCTTTCTATCTCTAATAGAAAGGGGTGAAAAACCTGTTACCCTCAACAATTAA
- a CDS encoding DHA2 family efflux MFS transporter permease subunit, with product MNSTSTTQQQDLQNIKKLPILISLIIGAFFSILNETLLNIALPKLEVALEVSASTLQWLATGYMLVVGVLIPVSALLVQWFTTRQMFLGAMVLFTVGTFLCGIAPNFEILLIGRLLQASGAGLMLPVMMNTILVLYPPETRGAAMGTIGLVIMFAPAIGPTLSGLILQFADWRWLFFLVLPFAIGSIVVSFIFLKNVTTVTKPRVDVLSILLSTLGFGGIVFGFSSAGKADTTWASTEVYVPLIVGGVSLLLFVIRQLRSKEPMLDFRVFKFSMFTLTTIMLIIAMMTMFSTMLLLPFLMQGVFLMTTFAAGLVLLPGGLLNGLISPVTGKLFDKFGPRALVIPGSTLLVIIMWLFTRIDLQTTTTILVLLHVLLMVAIAMIMMPMQTNGLNQLPQRMYPHGTAVLNTLQQIAGAIGVALFISIMTSGQQSYFMSLTAEPTPAQIAEGLLSGIHRAFVIGLVFAVIALVLSLFTKRTKAPKEQFAASNSPS from the coding sequence TTGAATTCTACTTCTACTACACAGCAACAAGATTTACAAAACATCAAGAAGCTGCCGATATTGATCTCGCTCATAATCGGGGCCTTCTTCTCCATTCTGAATGAAACGCTGCTCAATATCGCTCTGCCGAAGCTTGAAGTGGCACTGGAAGTTTCTGCTTCTACGCTGCAATGGCTCGCTACGGGCTATATGCTGGTCGTCGGCGTGCTCATTCCTGTATCAGCGCTGCTTGTTCAATGGTTTACAACGCGGCAGATGTTCCTGGGCGCTATGGTGCTGTTTACGGTGGGGACGTTTCTCTGCGGAATCGCCCCGAATTTTGAAATCCTGTTGATCGGTCGTTTACTTCAAGCAAGCGGAGCAGGCTTGATGCTGCCCGTCATGATGAACACGATTCTCGTTCTGTATCCGCCGGAGACGCGCGGGGCAGCTATGGGCACGATCGGACTCGTGATCATGTTTGCTCCAGCGATCGGCCCCACTCTTTCGGGCTTGATTCTGCAGTTTGCCGACTGGCGCTGGCTGTTCTTCCTGGTGCTTCCTTTTGCAATCGGCTCGATCGTAGTCTCGTTCATTTTCTTGAAAAATGTCACCACCGTTACCAAGCCAAGAGTCGACGTACTGTCGATTCTGCTGTCGACGCTCGGGTTCGGCGGCATCGTATTCGGCTTCAGCAGTGCGGGTAAAGCGGATACGACCTGGGCCAGCACGGAAGTATACGTCCCGTTAATCGTAGGCGGCGTGTCATTGCTTCTATTTGTCATCCGGCAGCTAAGGTCGAAGGAACCTATGCTCGATTTCCGCGTTTTTAAATTCTCGATGTTTACGCTCACGACGATCATGCTCATCATCGCAATGATGACGATGTTCTCGACGATGCTGCTGCTCCCCTTCCTGATGCAAGGGGTGTTCCTGATGACGACCTTCGCGGCCGGGCTGGTCCTCCTTCCCGGAGGATTACTCAATGGACTGATTTCACCGGTTACCGGCAAGCTGTTCGATAAGTTCGGCCCGCGTGCGCTTGTTATTCCAGGCAGCACGCTGCTGGTCATCATCATGTGGCTGTTTACGCGAATCGATTTGCAGACAACTACAACGATTCTGGTCCTGCTGCATGTTCTGCTGATGGTCGCCATCGCGATGATTATGATGCCGATGCAAACCAATGGGCTGAACCAGCTGCCGCAGCGGATGTATCCGCACGGGACAGCAGTATTGAACACTTTGCAGCAAATTGCCGGAGCCATCGGCGTGGCGTTATTCATCAGTATTATGACGTCAGGACAGCAATCTTATTTCATGTCGTTAACGGCGGAGCCAACACCTGCGCAAATCGCGGAGGGTTTGCTGTCTGGCATTCATAGAGCTTTTGTAATCGGCTTGGTATTCGCGGTTATCGCTTTAGTACTATCGCTATTCACGAAGCGGACGAAAGCTCCTAAGGAGCAGTTCGCAGCCAGCAACAGCCCATCTTAA
- a CDS encoding fructose-specific PTS transporter subunit EIIC, with amino-acid sequence MRKIIAVTACPTGVAHTYMAAESLIKAAKAKNIELKVETRGAIGVENELTEQDIAEAHAVILAADTDVLESRFAGKPVVKVGVAQALKDPAGLLDQALAMKAASADDYLKQINQAKSDRGASRKGPYKHLMTGVSAMLPLVVAGGLLIAISFIFGIEAFNEKGTLAAALMDIGGGAAFALMVPILAGFIAFSIAEKPGLAPGLVGGMLASQIGAGFIGGIAAGFLAGYLAKWLKDWIKLPRNLEGLKPILIIPLLATGITGLLMIYVIGEPVKFTMDGLTNWLNTIGSTNAVLLGLLLGAMMAFDMGGPVNKAAYTFAVGLLASSVYGPMAAVMAAGMTPPLGLWLATIIAPKKFTLDERNAGKSAAVLGISFITEGAIPFAAGDPFRVIPSIMAGSAVTGALSMLFGATLQAPHGGIFVLAIPNAVTQVGLYALAIAIGTVVTALILSVLKKPVINN; translated from the coding sequence ATGCGTAAAATCATAGCTGTAACGGCATGTCCCACGGGAGTAGCTCATACGTATATGGCCGCGGAGTCGCTCATCAAGGCGGCGAAGGCGAAGAACATCGAGCTCAAGGTGGAGACGCGCGGTGCAATTGGAGTCGAGAACGAACTGACAGAGCAGGATATTGCCGAGGCCCATGCGGTGATTCTCGCTGCGGATACCGATGTCCTTGAATCCCGGTTTGCGGGTAAGCCTGTGGTGAAGGTGGGCGTGGCCCAAGCGTTGAAAGACCCTGCCGGCTTGCTCGACCAGGCCTTGGCGATGAAGGCGGCATCTGCTGATGATTACTTGAAGCAGATCAATCAAGCGAAATCTGATCGCGGTGCTTCGCGTAAAGGGCCATACAAACATCTGATGACAGGGGTATCGGCGATGCTTCCGCTCGTCGTTGCTGGCGGATTGTTGATAGCGATTTCATTTATCTTTGGTATTGAAGCATTTAATGAGAAGGGGACACTGGCCGCAGCGCTTATGGATATTGGCGGAGGAGCAGCCTTCGCTCTGATGGTGCCCATCCTTGCGGGCTTCATCGCTTTCTCGATCGCCGAGAAGCCGGGACTGGCCCCAGGCCTGGTCGGTGGGATGCTGGCCTCGCAAATCGGCGCGGGATTCATCGGCGGGATTGCTGCCGGCTTTCTGGCAGGTTACTTGGCCAAGTGGCTTAAAGATTGGATCAAGCTGCCACGCAACCTGGAAGGCCTTAAGCCGATCCTGATTATTCCGCTACTGGCAACAGGCATTACCGGATTGCTCATGATCTACGTCATCGGAGAGCCGGTCAAGTTCACGATGGACGGATTGACGAACTGGCTAAATACGATCGGCTCTACCAATGCGGTGCTGCTCGGGCTGCTGCTCGGTGCTATGATGGCTTTCGATATGGGCGGTCCGGTGAATAAAGCTGCTTACACCTTTGCGGTTGGCCTTTTGGCCAGCAGCGTCTATGGTCCGATGGCCGCGGTGATGGCCGCGGGAATGACCCCGCCGCTCGGATTGTGGCTGGCTACGATCATCGCGCCGAAGAAATTTACGCTTGATGAGAGAAATGCGGGCAAGTCAGCCGCCGTACTGGGCATTTCATTCATTACCGAGGGTGCGATTCCGTTTGCAGCTGGCGATCCATTCCGCGTAATTCCTTCCATTATGGCAGGTTCGGCGGTAACCGGAGCCTTGTCCATGCTGTTTGGAGCTACGCTGCAAGCGCCCCATGGCGGAATCTTCGTCTTGGCGATTCCTAATGCCGTAACGCAAGTAGGTCTGTATGCACTGGCGATTGCGATCGGAACCGTCGTAACTGCCTTAATACTATCCGTTTTGAAGAAACCTGTAATTAACAACTAG
- a CDS encoding fructose PTS transporter subunit IIA codes for MNNLKIIELLNEHAILMPLNAASREECIHAMIDALEQSGAVADKSAYLEAVMNREEMSSTGIGFKVAIPHGKSSGVKEPALAFAKLANPLDWSSIDGQPVSIVFMIAVPEEAKGNEHLQILVALSRKLMDDDFRSQLLSVSDRGQLLKFLETI; via the coding sequence GTGAACAACTTGAAAATTATTGAACTCCTGAATGAACATGCTATTTTGATGCCATTGAATGCAGCAAGCAGGGAGGAATGCATTCACGCGATGATCGACGCCCTAGAACAATCCGGAGCGGTTGCCGATAAATCCGCTTATTTAGAAGCGGTAATGAACCGTGAGGAAATGAGCTCTACGGGAATCGGTTTTAAGGTAGCCATTCCCCATGGCAAGTCGTCCGGCGTGAAAGAACCGGCGCTAGCCTTCGCTAAGCTCGCGAATCCGCTGGATTGGAGCTCAATCGACGGTCAGCCCGTCTCGATTGTTTTCATGATTGCGGTACCGGAGGAAGCGAAAGGGAACGAGCATTTGCAAATTCTTGTCGCGCTGTCCCGGAAACTGATGGACGATGATTTCAGAAGCCAGCTTTTGTCCGTTTCCGACCGTGGGCAGCTGCTCAAGTTTTTAGAAACGATTTAA
- a CDS encoding mannitol-1-phosphate 5-dehydrogenase: MKAVHFGAGNIGRGFIGLLLSKSGYEVTFVDVNDTLVNLLQSKRQYTVTLANEQADSIVVDNVTAIDGKDQALVAEAVAEADIVTTAVGVSVLKHIAAAIAQGIELRLSRSTRPLHVIACENAIGGSTQLKNHVYDHLSAPAKEQADRSIDFPDAAVDRIVPLQQHEDPLLVTVEPFYEWTVDRSAIRGEFQEIAGVHYVDRLLPYIERKLFTVNTGHCIAAYHGYLSGYETIQEAMKDPAVVGEVRGALQESGAMLVRTYSFDEASHKQYIEQILERFINPYLTDEIARVGRSPIRKISPNDRLVRPARLAHELGIPVPHLTKAVAAALLFDESSDPESAELQAYVREHGVHAAIEKYTELPQDHALHAQIADEYAKLKEHRS; this comes from the coding sequence ATGAAGGCCGTACATTTTGGCGCAGGCAACATCGGTCGAGGCTTTATCGGCTTATTGCTCTCGAAGTCGGGATATGAGGTGACTTTTGTCGATGTAAACGATACGCTGGTCAACCTGCTGCAGAGCAAACGGCAATATACGGTCACCTTGGCCAATGAGCAAGCCGATTCAATCGTCGTCGACAATGTAACCGCGATTGACGGCAAAGATCAAGCTCTTGTCGCCGAAGCTGTTGCAGAGGCCGACATCGTAACGACTGCCGTAGGCGTCTCCGTATTGAAGCATATCGCTGCCGCAATCGCTCAGGGCATTGAACTGAGATTGTCGCGCAGCACCCGACCTCTTCATGTCATTGCCTGCGAAAATGCCATCGGGGGCAGTACGCAGCTTAAAAACCATGTCTACGACCATCTGTCCGCACCCGCAAAAGAGCAGGCCGATCGGTCGATCGATTTCCCCGATGCCGCCGTGGATCGGATCGTACCGCTGCAGCAGCATGAGGACCCGCTGCTCGTCACGGTCGAGCCTTTTTACGAATGGACGGTAGACCGGTCGGCCATTCGAGGGGAATTCCAGGAAATCGCCGGCGTCCATTATGTAGACCGATTGCTGCCTTATATCGAGCGCAAGCTTTTCACCGTGAATACCGGGCACTGTATCGCTGCCTATCATGGTTATCTGAGCGGTTACGAGACCATCCAGGAAGCGATGAAAGATCCCGCAGTCGTCGGCGAGGTTAGAGGAGCCTTGCAGGAATCGGGTGCGATGCTTGTAAGGACGTATTCGTTCGACGAGGCCTCTCACAAGCAGTATATCGAGCAAATTCTCGAACGCTTCATCAATCCTTATTTAACCGATGAGATTGCGCGCGTAGGCCGTTCCCCGATTCGGAAAATTTCTCCGAACGATCGGCTCGTAAGACCGGCACGGCTCGCTCACGAACTGGGGATCCCTGTCCCCCATCTGACAAAAGCGGTTGCCGCGGCTCTGCTATTCGACGAGAGCAGCGATCCGGAATCCGCCGAGCTGCAGGCCTATGTGCGCGAGCACGGGGTTCATGCGGCCATTGAGAAATACACGGAGCTACCGCAGGATCACGCGCTGCATGCCCAAATTGCCGATGAATATGCGAAGCTTAAAGAACATCGATCTTGA
- a CDS encoding GNAT family N-acetyltransferase, which yields MRAIYSEEILVGFLVFCLNPDMDDNYWDDNYWIPAIMIDDKHQGKGYGKAAMEP from the coding sequence TTGCGTGCTATTTACTCAGAAGAGATTCTAGTCGGATTTCTCGTATTTTGTCTGAATCCAGACATGGATGATAACTATTGGGATGATAACTATTGGATTCCTGCTATAATGATTGACGACAAGCATCAAGGCAAAGGTTATGGAAAAGCAGCCATGGAGCCTTGA